In one Acomys russatus chromosome X, mAcoRus1.1, whole genome shotgun sequence genomic region, the following are encoded:
- the LOC127184585 gene encoding putative 60S ribosomal protein L39-like 5, giving the protein MSSHKTFRIKQFLAKKQKHSPIPEWIRMKTGNKIRYNSKRRHRGRTKLEL; this is encoded by the coding sequence ATGTCTTCTCACAAGACTTTCAGAATCAAGCAATTCctggccaagaaacaaaagcacagtCCTATTCCTGAATGGATTAGGATGAAAACTGGTAACAAAATCAGGTACAACTCCAAGAGAAGACACCGGGGGAGAACAAAGCTGGAACTCTAA